Genomic DNA from Halobaculum sp. CBA1158:
ACACGTTCCTCGATCCCCGAATCAAGTTCGGGGAGGGTGAATAATGGCAACCCAACAAGGCGACTCCGGAACGGACGAGGGAGCGACGAAGCGGCGCTGGGAGCCGCGGATCGAACGGATGAAGCGCGGGTGGGACCGGTACACCGAACACCGAATCGGTGTGGTGGGACTGGTCATCCTCGTGATCTTCTCGCTGTGGGCGGTCATCCCCGGGGTGTTCGCGCCTCACTCCCCCGACTGGATCGCGTACATCGGCGAGCCCCCCATCGAGAGCCGACTCACGGGCGAACAGGTGCGGTCGCTGCCGCACCCGCCCGCCTTCGGCGACCCGTTCTTCGCGCCGCTCGGCACGAACGCCAACGGCAACGGCGTCCTCTCGCTCGTGATCTACTCGGCGAGCAACGCGATGTACATCGGCCTGGCTGCGGGCCTGCTCTCGAGCCTGGTCGGCGTCCCGCTCGGGCTCATTTCCGGGTTCTACGGCGACACGTGGATCGACGAGACGATCCAGCGGTTCGTCGACATCATGTACGGCCTGCCGTTCCTGCCGTTCCTGATCGTCCTCGTCGCCATCCGCGGGATCACGACCACGAACATCATCATCGGAATCGCCGTCACCTCCTGGCTCAACAACTGCATCACGATACGCGGGGAGACGCTCTCGCTGAAGGAGCGGTCGTACGTCGAGTCCGCCAAGGTCGCCGGGGCCTCCGACACGCGGATCATCTTCCGGCACATCATGCCGAACGTCCTCCCCATCTCGTTCGTGTTCCTGGCGCAGGACGCCGCGGGCGCGGTCATCGCGCAGGCGTCGCTGGCGTACCTCGGGCTGGCGGACTTCACCGCCAACTCCTGGGGGATCATGCTGGAGAACATCAAGTCTCAGGGATACATCTTCAGCGCCTGGTGGTGGCTCATTCCGCCGGGCATCGCGCTGATGCTGCTGGCGGCATCGTTCTACTTCATCGGCTTCTCGATGGAGGACGTGACCAATCCGCAACGGTGAGACTACTCTACCAATGACACTACTCGAAGTAAACGACCTCTCGATCCGGTACACGGTCGATGACGGGTCCGCTGTACACGCGGCCGACGGAGTGGACTTCTCCGTCGAGCGCGGCGAGACGTACGGACTGGTCGGCGAATCGGGCTGCGGGAAGACCACCCTCGCGAAGAGTCTCGTTCAGCTGCTGGACAAGAACGGCTACATCGAGGGCGGGGAAGCCTGGTTCGACGCGACGCTTCCGCAGTGGGAAGACGAAAGCGGTGCCCCGAAACAGTCGGTGGTCGACGACCCCGACAAGCCGGTGCGCGAGGACGGCAAGACCGACCTCGCGGCGCTGACGAACAAACAGATCCGCGACATGCGCTGGCGCAACATCGCCATCATCCCGCAGTCGGCGATGAACGCGCTGAACCCGGTGTACAAGGTCGGCGACCAGATCGTCGAGGCGATCCTCCGCCACGAACCGGAGACGACCGCCGAGGAGGCGCACGAACGCGCCCGCGACCTGCTCGAACGCGTCGGCATCGAACCCGACCGCGCGGATGACTACGCCCACCAGTTCTCCGGCGGGATGAAACAGCGCGCGGTCATCGCGATGGCGATGGCGTGCGGCCCGGACCTGCTCATCGCGGACGAACCGACGACGGCGCTGGACGTGATCATCCAAGACCGGATCCTCGAAGAGTTGGAGAAGCTCCAGGAGGAGTTCGGCGTGTCGATCCTCGTCATCAGCCACGACATCTCGGTGATGGCGGAGATCTGCGACCGGATGGCGGTCATGTACGGCGGGAAGGTGATGGAGTCGGGACCGAAAAAAGAGATCTTCGAGTCGACGGCGAACCCGTACACGCTGGGGCTGAAGAACTCCTTCCCGACGATCACCGCCGCCGACCAGGACCTCGTGTCGATTCCCGGGACGCCGCCGACGCTGCGCGATCCCGACGAGGGATGTCGCTTCCGTGAGCGCTGTCCGTTCGCCATCGAGGAGTGTCACGCGCAACATCCCCCGATGTACGACGTCGAAGAGGCGGAGGCGACCGGTCGCCTCGCCGAGTCGACCGACAGGCGCTCCCACGAGTCGGCGTGTTACAGAATGAACGACCTCGAACAGCTCCGAACCGACGCACTCAACGAATCCACATGGACCGAGCAGGAGATCGAGAGCCGCTAGTAGAGATCGACGGGCTGCGGAAGCTCTTCGACCAGTCACAGGGTGTCGTCGACACCATCCTCGGTCGCGAGCCCCAGCCGGTCCGCGCAGTCGACGGAATCTCGCTCGACATCTACGAGGGAGACATCGTCGGAATCGCCGGCGAGTCCGGCTGCGGGAAGACGACGCTCGGAAAGATGCTCGTGAAGCTCCACGAGGCGACCGAGGGGACGATCCGCTTCGACGGGACCGATATCACCGATATGACCCGCGAGGAGGAGCGCGAGTTCCGCAAGCGGGTTCAGATGATCTTCCAGGACCCGTTCGAGTCGCTCAACCCCCGGATGACGGTGTACGACACCATCGCCGAGCCGCTGAAGATCAACGACGTCATCGAGGGATACGACGAGCGTCGCGCCCGCGTCAAGGAGGTACTCGAGGACGTGGGACTCGGTCCAGCGGAGGTGTACCTCGACGCGTTCCCCGACGAACTGTCGGGCGGCGAGCGCCAGCGCGTCGCTATCGCGCGTGCGCTCGTCGTCGACCCGGACTTCATCGTCTGCGACGAGCCGGTGTCGATGCTCGACGTGTCGATCCGTGCGGGCGTGCTCAACCTGATGAAGGAGCTTCAGGACGAGTACGACCTCACCTACCTGTTCATCAGCCACGACCTCTCGCTCATCCGCTACATGTGTGACCGCGCGGGGATCATGTACCTCGGCAACATGGTCGAGCAGGGACCGACCGACGACGTGATCGACGACCCCAAACACCCGTACACGGAGGCGCTGTTCGACGCGGTTCCGGACGTGGAACTCGGCGACGAGCGTCGCCGCGCGAACGCGACCGGCGAGGTACCGTCGCCGCGGAACCCGCCGACTGGATGCCGATACCACCCTCGCTGCGCACACATCATCCCGCCGGACGACTGGACGGGCAGCCAGGAGGCGTTCCGACGCGCCTACCAGTTCAAGCTCAGGGTCCGGCGGAATGAACTCAAACCCGACTCCGTCGAGGACGACGCCGTCGACCGCACCGAGGCGCTGGTCGAGCAGGGGTTGACGCTGGACGTGCCCGAGGAGTACCGCTCTGAGACGGAGGTCGAATCGGGCGGTCACCGTGTCGACATGGCCGAACTCGATCTCCCGGCGGACGCCCGACGGGCCCTGACGGAGGCGGCCGAGGCCGTCGCCGAGGAGGACACCGAGGCGGCGCTCGCGGCGCTCGAGGATACGATCACGACGCCGTGTGAGAGCCGGCGGCCCGATCCCCAACCCGAGGGAACGCGCGAGGTCGCGTGTCACCTTTACGACGACGGGATCATCGGAGAGCTGCAGGACTCGAACGCGGAGTTCAACGCCGCGGCCGCAGAGGACTAGCGTGGTCAGGTCCCCAGAAACACAACGAGCCCTCCTCGTCGGTCTCGCGGTCATGCTCGCGGTGAGCGGCGTCGCGTTCGCGTCGACGGCGAACGGACAAGTCGCCTGGCAACAGCGCGATGCGATCGACGTCTCGCCGACGACGTACGCCGTCGAGGACGGCGAGGAGCCGACGATGGTGGTGGAGTTCGCCGTGTCGAATCCGACGCGGGTGAGCGCGACGATCGGATCGCCGACCGTCGTCGTGTACAACGGCTCGCCGCGAGACGGCGACGCGCTCACGGTCCCCCGTTCGGCCGATCTCGTCGACGATGAGACTGTCCTGGCGGGCGGCGAGACGACGACGCTCACGATGGAGGCCGACATCGATCCGGACGACGTGGGGCGCGCACGTGCGGCGATCGACGCCGGAACGGCCGTCGCCTCGGGATCGTTCGAGGTGACCGTCAGAGACAGGAGGGCGAACACCGATGTCTGACCGGTCGGCGGGCATCCGTCTGGCGCTGGCGCGGCCGGCGACCGCCTCGTTCGGCACCCGCAGTCAGCGGACGATAGCGGCTCTCACGGTCGGTGTGCTCGCCGGTGTGCTCGGCGCGACCGCGACGTACACGCTCCGACTGCAGACCGTTGCCCCCGCGTGGGCCGGAGAGACGGCGATGGGCGCGCTGGTGTTGGTCTCCGGCGCGTTCGTCAAACTGCTGTGTCAGGAGCTTCGAACGAGCGTCCTCGCGCTGGTGGTCGCGGTCGTGAGCGGCGGCGTGCTCGCGTTCGCCGCCGCGGTCGCGCCGTACCTGCTGCTCGACATCTCGACGCTGGGCGGGATCGCGTTGCTTCCGACGTTTCGCGACGTGATCACGTTCCTCGTGTTCGGGCAGGTGCCGCTGCAACTCACGGGCTATCTCGTCGCCATCGTGTACGACGGGATGACGGCCTGAACCGCCGACGCGCGACGACAGGCATATGTCCCGGCCGGCGGTACGCGGGGACATGCCGCGGGACATCCCGACCGAGGAGAAGTCGGTTCGCGAGCGCGGGACGTACGCCAACGACGGAAACGACCCGACGATCGCGTCGTACCTCTCCTCGCTGTTTTTCCTCCTGTCGGTGCCGGCGCTGGTGTCGGTCACCTACGTCGGCTACTGGGGCGGTCTGTACGGCGAATCGGCCGTCGTTCCGATCTTCGCCGGCCTCCTGATCGCGTCGATCGCGGGGGTGTTCGCAGTGATGCACGTCACGACGGGTCGGTGAGCGTCGGGAGGCCAATTCGGGTGTCGTAGGAAGGCGGGAGACGCGCGGGCGACGCGGTCGCCGTGTGCGTTGACCGAGCGGCGAGCGTCGAGACGGAGGACAGTCAGCGGATCAGCGAACCTTGGCCGCGAGCCGGGATCAGTACCACTTGTCCTTGTAGACGCACTGCAGCGGCTCGCCGACGACGTTGGTCACCAGCGCGAGCGAGACGATCTGGACGCCCCCGTCGTACTCCGCCGGGTCGGTGCCGTCGCTCCATCCGGCGAGTCCGACGCCGAGCTCGACGTGGTAGTCGTAGACCGTGACGAGCCACTCGTCGGGGAGGCTTCGATTCTCCTCTTCGGACTCGTTGACGACGCGCAGGAGGTACTTGAACGTCGTGTCCTCCCGTTCCGAGAGGTCGCTGCCGGCGTCGTAGTCGGGGACGTTCGGCGTCCCGAACAGCTGGACGAGCCGGTACAGCGCCGTGCCGATGTCGTCGTGACTGCCGCGGTCGGTCGGGTCGGGCTCCAACTCGACGTGTACGTCGTCGCGCGCCTCGCGGACGTTCACCTCGGACAGCTCCTCGCCGTCGGCCCGGCGGTCGACGATCTCCTCGCGGGCGACGGGGACGAGCGTGAACTCGCGAAGCTCTTCGATCGAGGGGGCGTCCGGATGATCTCTGATGTCGTGGATCATCTCAGTAGGCGAACTCCATGAAGCCCTTCCAGCCGACGTAGCCGACCACGACGCTGCCGACGCCGGTCGCGCCGACGATCGCCGCCTCTACGTCTGAGATCCCCTCGATCCCGTTGAGGTCGAAAAAGAGCGTGAATCCGAGCATGAGGAAGATGTATCCCAGTACAAGCCCCAGGATCATGACACCTAGAGAGGTGACGCTGAGAGGACCCTTCAGCCGATCGGGGACGCGATTTCTCACGGACATTCCTATCTCTCCGTACCGTGGTCCCGGGTCTTAATTCCCCCGCTACGCGGTGACACACCGGAACGCGGCGGGGATGGTTCGGCCGACGACGCGACGGTGTGACGGCGAGCGTCTCTACCGGTCGGCGTCCCCCTCTCGACGTTCGCGCTCGGCGTCGCCGGGCTCGGCGTCGCCGAGGGGGCTCATCGCGGGGTCGAAGGCGTCGTCCGTCCCGTCGGTGTCGGAACCGTCGTCGGTCTCCTCACCCGACGGCGTCGACGAGTCCGACGGACTCGAGGGACTTCGCCCGCGCTCTCGTTCGTGTTCGCCGCGCTCGCGGGCGTCGCTCGTGAGCGCGTACTCCTCCGCGACGGGCCTGCGCGCGCGGTAGCCGATCGCGATCGCGATGACCCCCGCGACGCCGTAGACGACGACCGGCGTGGCGGTGAACGACACTTCGCCGGTGACGATCGTGAGGTGAAACACCTGTCCGATCGAGAGCGCGCCCACGACGAGCATGGAGGTGCTGATCACGCCGAGCAGCCGGGTCGAGACCATACGTCTGGTCGGGGTGCCGCCGTGAAAAAGAGCCGGGACCGCGCGGCCGACGGCGTCGCCGGCGTTCGACCGCTCCACCGCCGGCGACCCGGAACGCCGACCACGACGGGCAGTCAGTCGTCGCCGAACTCGTCGACGACGACGACCTCGCCGTCCTCGACGGTGACGTTAATCAGCGTCTTCACCGAGTGGTCGGTGTCGTCGAGCTTGTTGGGTCCGGCCTTCTTGATCACGGCGACCACGTCGACCACGTCCGCCCCGATGTGGGTGAGCGCGTCGAGGATCCCCTTCATCGTGCCGCCCGTCGAGAGCACGTCGTCGAGCACGAGCACCTTGTCGCCCTCGAACACGTCGTTGATGTACATCTCCCCCTCGGAGTAGCCCGTCTCCTGCTGGAGCGCGACCTCGCCGTCGAGGCCGTACTCGCGCTTTCGGATGACGACCAGCGGGATGTCGGTCATCAGCGAGAGGGCGGTGGAGATGTGGATCCCCATCGCGGCGGGCGTGACGATCTTGTCCACGTCCTCGATCTGCGCCTTCCGGATTATCCGGATGACGATCTCCCGGAGGAGCTCCGGCTCCAGCATCGGAACCCCGTCGCTGATGGGATGAACGAAGTACTGGTACTCCCCCTTCTCGATGATCGGCGCGTCCAGCAGGGACTGACGCAGACGGTCCATGTCGCTGCGACGGCGAGGACCCCGTAAAGCCTGACGGATCCCCCGTGCGTTCCGAGGCGGCGTCGGGACCGCGCGGGCGAGCCGGCGGGAGCCGCCGTCGCCGCGGCGACGTGACGACGAGCCGGTGCCGACGCGTCGGCACCGCGCCTGCACCACGCCGTCACCGAGTCCCCGTTCAGATCACGAGTACCAGCGCCGCGACGAGCAGCAGCGTGACCAGCAGCACGCTCGCCCCGAACCCGGCGCTGAGGTCGACCGTGCGACCATCGCTCGCGGCGTCGCCGGCGTGGTTCGCATCGCTGGCGTGGTCCGCGTCGCCGCCGCGGTCGCCGTCGGCCCCGGCGATAGCGCGGACGACGCCGATGCCGCCCAGCGTCTGCTCCGGCCGCCGAACCGCCGTCGCGACCGCGCCCGTGGCGGCGACGGTCGCCCGATCGACGGCGGCGTACAGTTCCGTGACGCCCACGACCAGCCCGCGGGTGCCGTAGAATCCAACGCGGTTGTAGACCGCGTCCACGTCGGGAACCCGGCCGACCTTCGCGAGCGGCTTCTTCAGGATCACGAAGCCGACGACGCCGAGCGCCGCGAGGATCAGCCCCTCCTCGACGTGGCCGACGGTGTAGGTGGTGTAGTCGTAGCTTCCGGTGTCGGGAAGGATCGCGAACAGCGCGGGCGGGTAGACGCCGAGCACGACGCACGGAACCGCCACGGCGACCATCGCGACCTTCTGCCCGAGGTTCGCGGGCGTCACCTCGCCCTCGTACTCGCCGTGGAGGAACACGTAGTACCCCAACTTGATGAACGAGAGGAACGTGCCGACGCCCCCCGCGAGCAGGAGATACCAGATCACGTCGTAGTGCTTCTTGTGGGCGGCCCCGAGCACCATCCCCTTCGAGACGAAGCCGTTGAACCCGGGGAACCCCGCGATCGACAGCGCCGCGATGAGGAACGCGACCGCGGTCAGCGGGAGTTTCCGCCAGAGACCGCCCAGGTTCTCCAGGTGCTCCTCGCCGGTGCGGTAGATGACGACGCCGACGGTCATGAACAGCAGGCTCTTGTAGAGGATGTGGTTGAACACGTGGCCGAACGCGCCGGCGGTCGCGAGCGCGCCGCCGAGGCCGACGCCGGCGACCATGTACCCCACCTGCGACTGGATGTGATACGAGAGGAGCCGGCGCATGTCGCCCTGAAGCAGCGCCATTCCCGCCCCGAAGACGGCCATCAGCGCGCCCATGTACGCCACGGCGATCTCTCCCTCGGGGAACACCCGGAACATCCCGTACACGCCGGTCTTGGTCGTGAAGACGCACAGGAAGACGCTGGCGGCGATGTGCGGGCGCGGATAGGTGTCGGGCAGCCACGCGTGGAGGCCGATGAACCCGACGTTGACGCCGACGCCGACCGCCGCGAGCAGGGGCGCGACGGTGCCCGCGAGGCCCTCGCCCGTGAACAGGAACGTCCCCGTCGCGACGTAGTGCCAGACGATCGCCCCCAGGAGGAGCGTGCCGCCGATCCCGTGCAGCAGGGCGTACCGGAAGCCCGCGCGGACGGCGCGGCCGCCGTAGTGCCACACCAGCAGCGTGCTGGTGACGGCCATCAGCTCCCAGAAGAAGATCAGCGTGAGCCAGTCGCCGCCGAAGACGGCCCCGAGGCTCGTGCCGACGTACCCCAGCGCGAAGGCCGTCTGGCGGGGCGAGGCGTCGGTCGCCCACGAGTA
This window encodes:
- a CDS encoding ABC transporter permease, producing MATQQGDSGTDEGATKRRWEPRIERMKRGWDRYTEHRIGVVGLVILVIFSLWAVIPGVFAPHSPDWIAYIGEPPIESRLTGEQVRSLPHPPAFGDPFFAPLGTNANGNGVLSLVIYSASNAMYIGLAAGLLSSLVGVPLGLISGFYGDTWIDETIQRFVDIMYGLPFLPFLIVLVAIRGITTTNIIIGIAVTSWLNNCITIRGETLSLKERSYVESAKVAGASDTRIIFRHIMPNVLPISFVFLAQDAAGAVIAQASLAYLGLADFTANSWGIMLENIKSQGYIFSAWWWLIPPGIALMLLAASFYFIGFSMEDVTNPQR
- a CDS encoding ABC transporter ATP-binding protein — protein: MTLLEVNDLSIRYTVDDGSAVHAADGVDFSVERGETYGLVGESGCGKTTLAKSLVQLLDKNGYIEGGEAWFDATLPQWEDESGAPKQSVVDDPDKPVREDGKTDLAALTNKQIRDMRWRNIAIIPQSAMNALNPVYKVGDQIVEAILRHEPETTAEEAHERARDLLERVGIEPDRADDYAHQFSGGMKQRAVIAMAMACGPDLLIADEPTTALDVIIQDRILEELEKLQEEFGVSILVISHDISVMAEICDRMAVMYGGKVMESGPKKEIFESTANPYTLGLKNSFPTITAADQDLVSIPGTPPTLRDPDEGCRFRERCPFAIEECHAQHPPMYDVEEAEATGRLAESTDRRSHESACYRMNDLEQLRTDALNESTWTEQEIESR
- a CDS encoding ABC transporter ATP-binding protein, with protein sequence MDRAGDREPLVEIDGLRKLFDQSQGVVDTILGREPQPVRAVDGISLDIYEGDIVGIAGESGCGKTTLGKMLVKLHEATEGTIRFDGTDITDMTREEEREFRKRVQMIFQDPFESLNPRMTVYDTIAEPLKINDVIEGYDERRARVKEVLEDVGLGPAEVYLDAFPDELSGGERQRVAIARALVVDPDFIVCDEPVSMLDVSIRAGVLNLMKELQDEYDLTYLFISHDLSLIRYMCDRAGIMYLGNMVEQGPTDDVIDDPKHPYTEALFDAVPDVELGDERRRANATGEVPSPRNPPTGCRYHPRCAHIIPPDDWTGSQEAFRRAYQFKLRVRRNELKPDSVEDDAVDRTEALVEQGLTLDVPEEYRSETEVESGGHRVDMAELDLPADARRALTEAAEAVAEEDTEAALAALEDTITTPCESRRPDPQPEGTREVACHLYDDGIIGELQDSNAEFNAAAAED
- the hpt gene encoding hypoxanthine/guanine phosphoribosyltransferase; its protein translation is MDRLRQSLLDAPIIEKGEYQYFVHPISDGVPMLEPELLREIVIRIIRKAQIEDVDKIVTPAAMGIHISTALSLMTDIPLVVIRKREYGLDGEVALQQETGYSEGEMYINDVFEGDKVLVLDDVLSTGGTMKGILDALTHIGADVVDVVAVIKKAGPNKLDDTDHSVKTLINVTVEDGEVVVVDEFGDD
- a CDS encoding Na(+)/H(+) antiporter subunit D; the protein is MVEPLVDPLVPPFVLVLAAALVVPLLGRRAGHALGVLATAAVVPYVWLAPAGAHLPTLLFGFDAVLFNVDGFSRLMGVIFGFIGAVAVLYSWATDASPRQTAFALGYVGTSLGAVFGGDWLTLIFFWELMAVTSTLLVWHYGGRAVRAGFRYALLHGIGGTLLLGAIVWHYVATGTFLFTGEGLAGTVAPLLAAVGVGVNVGFIGLHAWLPDTYPRPHIAASVFLCVFTTKTGVYGMFRVFPEGEIAVAYMGALMAVFGAGMALLQGDMRRLLSYHIQSQVGYMVAGVGLGGALATAGAFGHVFNHILYKSLLFMTVGVVIYRTGEEHLENLGGLWRKLPLTAVAFLIAALSIAGFPGFNGFVSKGMVLGAAHKKHYDVIWYLLLAGGVGTFLSFIKLGYYVFLHGEYEGEVTPANLGQKVAMVAVAVPCVVLGVYPPALFAILPDTGSYDYTTYTVGHVEEGLILAALGVVGFVILKKPLAKVGRVPDVDAVYNRVGFYGTRGLVVGVTELYAAVDRATVAATGAVATAVRRPEQTLGGIGVVRAIAGADGDRGGDADHASDANHAGDAASDGRTVDLSAGFGASVLLVTLLLVAALVLVI